One window of the Anopheles cruzii chromosome 2, idAnoCruzAS_RS32_06, whole genome shotgun sequence genome contains the following:
- the LOC128278216 gene encoding tubulin-specific chaperone E yields MILQNHLERGVRVKVGQHFGTVRYVGEVPNTDGEWIGIEWDDPVRGKHSGTVNGVQYFQTRSPNAGSLIRGEKLTKFETLEQAITKKYTVTKDTLRIDSEMLREVQKQMHATLFEIVGMEKVGGKQSNLSDLLDVSVCCSPVNAAGDLSRFSNLQMLDVSSTLLWNWNVIGSIVEQIPTLQELNLSNNRFVDPYEEQIALLAAKFHNIRKIILKNCALGSWSEVVRLARLWPAIEYLSVEQNGIAAVDDEAPYIVALSRVKLLDLQNNSIADVESLQNLGRLPALEELQLNGNGLREVRFAEDCPHNEKVELFRHLRTLYLRNNPLQDQSSAFNELDKLARLEHVTLDPDPSVSYEETVSRIVGSIAGLRKFNRATINEKLRRDSECDMWKLYANRWAEVRNDAQQLKAFFKTHRMYPRVMERLGSPEQVLPDTRKITNMIHLQLLNELTGEKREKKVPKRIILHTLQNLIVKLFGLPDGTIALRLYLLDRKRRVRMPLENHGKSLDFYSVEDNDTIVFE; encoded by the exons ATGATCCTACAAAATCACCTCGAACGTGGGGTTCGCGTTAAAGTGGGGCAACATTTTGGAACCGTGCGCTACGTGGGCGAG GTTCCGAACACGGATGGCGAATGGATTGGCATCGAATGGGACGATCCTGTGCGGGGTAAACACTCGGGCACCGTGAACGGGGTGCAATACTTCCAAACAAG GTCACCCAACGCAGGCTCGTTGATCCGTGGCGAGAAGCTCACCAAATTCGAGACGCTCGAGCAAGCGATCACCAAGAAGTACACCGTGACGAAGGACACACTGCGCATCGATTCGGAGATGTTGCGCGAGGTGCAGAAGCAAATGCATGCGACTCTGTTTGAGATCGTCGGAATGGAGAAGGTTGGCGGGAAACAGAGTAACCTATCCGACCTGCTGGATGTCTCGGTGTGCTGCAGCCCTGTAAATGCGGCCGGCGATCTGAGTCGTTTCAGCAACCTGCAAATGTTGGACGTTTCGTCGACGCTGTTGTGGAACTGGAACGTGATCGGGAGCATCGTCGAGCAAATTCCTACGCTGCAGGAGCTGAACCTGTC CAATAATCGCTTCGTCGATCCGTACGAGGAGCAGATCGCACTGCTAGCGGCAAAGTTtcacaacattcgaaaaatCATTCTCAAAAACTGTGCGCTCGGGTCGTGGTCGGAGGTGGTACGTCTGGCCCGGCTCTGGCCCGCTATCGAGTACCTGTCGGTGGAGCAGAACGGCATCGCGGCGGTGGACGACGAGGCGCCCTACATTGTGGCCCTGAGTCGCGTGAAGCTTCTGGATCTGCAGAACAATTCCATCGCCGACGTTGAGTCGCTGCAAAATTTGGGCCGTTTGCCGGCCCTGGAGGAGCTGCAGCTGAACGGGAACGGCTTGAGGGAGGTGCGCTTCGCAGAGGATTGTCCCCACAACGAGAAGGTGGAACTGTTTCGCCACCTACGTACGCTGTACTTGCGGAACAATCCGCTCCAGGATCAGTCCAGTGCGTTCAACGAGCTCGACAAACTGGCCCGGCTCGAGCACGTGACGCTCGATCCGGATCCGAGCGTAAGCTACGAGGAAACGGTGTCACGCATCGTTGGCTCGATCGCCGGGCTGCGGAAGTTCAATCGCGCCACGATCAACGAGAAGCTGCGCCGCGACTCGGAGTGCGACATGTGGAAACTGTACGCGAACCGGTGGGCCGAGGTGCGCAACGATGCGCAACAGCTGAAGGCGTTCTTCAAAACCCATCGAATGTACCCGCGGGTGATGGAGC GACTTGGCAGCCCGGAACAGGTTTTGCCGGACACGCGCAAAATAACGAACATGATCCACTTGCAGCTGCTGAACGAGCTGACGGGCGAAAAGCGCGAAAAGAAAGTCCCGAAGCGTATCATCTTGCACACACTCCAGAACCTGATCGTCAAACTGTTCGGCCTGCCCGATGGCACCATCGCCCTGCGTCTGTACCTGCTGGACCGCAAGCGTAGAGTACGCATGCCGCTCGAGAACCATGGCAAAAGTTTGGACTTTTACTCCGTCGAAGATAACGATACGATCGTGTTCGAATAG
- the LOC128267521 gene encoding PSME3-interacting protein, with amino-acid sequence MASGFVTESELAEARRLRQEEWEKVRTADQPIEAPEQEYDGRSLYDRLQEQKSKKDLEFEEAHKLKNMIKGLDDDEVEFLDLVDKNRLNAERQAQLEERKEMNEFRAKVATLQEKRLDEQIQQQVSKPKPAKLPVSSARMSQKQILAGVVVRKRKLEDEPKGTEPDAKMAASDAKVTAGSNSSSGACVVVPAKAKPTNTAMRVIGILPGMGSYGNDDDDDSDSNTSSDDSDIDTSHPGFDWIGRKIQKTCEEK; translated from the exons atggccagcgGATTCGTCACTGAAAGCGAGCTGGCCGAAGCGCGTCGGCTCCGGCAGGAAGAGTGGGAAAAAGTGCGAACGGCCGATCAACCAATAG AGGCACCGGAACAGGAATACGATGGCCGATCGCTCTACGATCGTCTGCAGGAGCAAAAGTCGAAGAAAGACCTCGAGTTCGAGGAAGCACACAAGTTGA AAAATATGATCAAAGGTTTGGACGATGACGAGGTAGAGTTTCTGGACTTGGTGGACAAAAATCGACTAAACGCCGAACGGCAGGCCCAGCTGGAAGAGCGAAAGGAGATGAACGAATTCCGTGCGAAAGTGGCCACACTGCAGGAGAAGCGACTAGACGAG CAAATACAGCAGCAAGTATCGAAACCGAAGCCCGCGAAGCTCCCAGTGAGCAGCGCGCGAATGAGTCAAAAGCAAATTCTAGCCGGAGTTGTAGTGCGCAAGCGGAAGCTGGAAGACGAACCAAAGGGCACCGAACCGGATGCGAAAATGGCGGCCAGTGACGCTAAGGTTACCGCGGGCAGCAACTCGTCCAGCGGTGCCTGCGTAGTGGTGCCGGCCAAAGCTAAACCAACGAACACGGCAATGCGCGTGATTGGCATACTGCCCGGGATGGGGTCGTAcgggaacgacgacgatgacgactcCGACTCAAACACCAGTTCGGACGATTCCGACATCGATACCTCGCACCCAGGTTTTGACTGGATCGGCCGCAAGATTCAGAAAACGTGCGAGGAAAAATGA
- the LOC128278585 gene encoding uncharacterized protein LOC128278585 has product MAFLKRKLKSKSRKLCLVGAAVLVAYAEHLHAEHSTVASRRCWTRELFAEASQHGLRLIDQLYLNDGIGFGNFIRMTATDFEVLLGMVGAKIAAKETPFRQTIPPNMRLIVVLHFLATGNSYTSLQSTFKISKQIISRIVPEVCAAIQVECCKFIKTPKSQHEWKAVAAEFERKLHFPHCLGALDGKHVKIVAPTISRSEYYNHKKCFSIVMMIIADANFNIIYANVGAQGRFSGGDVFKQTTMHRNIEANTAGLPEDDPLPGQSSPTPYVLVADKAFALSKHLMKPYPGHPTDQSQMTYNNRLCRARIVIENVFGILASKFRVFASPIGLQPAKAKQVVNACIVLHNFLLRDNESRSHYCPAGSMDSIQDNTVCPGSWRNDANEMLELQSVPRQVPHSLWPNQSTHHHHHQHQHHRIIVISSL; this is encoded by the exons ATGGCTTTTTTAAAACGTAAACTcaaatctaaatcgcgaaAACTGTGTTTAGTTGGTGCAGCTGTGCTTGTTGCGTACGCTGAGCATTTGCATGCTGAGCATTCGACTGTTGCATCAAGACGTtgttggacgcgagagctcttcgcAGAGGCTTCACAACACGGATTAAGGTTAATCGACCAGCTGtatctgaacgatggaatagggttcGGGAATTTCATccgaatgaccgcaacagaCTTTGAAGTGCTTCTTGGCATGGTTGGAGCCAAAATTGCCGCAAAAGAAACACCATTCCGCCAAACTATTCCTCCGAACATGCGGCTGATTGTTGTACTACATTTTCTGGCGACGGGAAACTCCTACACCAGCTTACAGTCCACGTTTAAAATTTCGAAGCAAATAATTTCCCGGATTGTACCTGAGGTTTGCGCGGCCATACAAGTGGAATGCTGCAAGTTTATAAAG ACACCGAAATCTCAACATGAATGGAAAGCTGTTGCTGCGGAATTTGAGCGAAAATTGCACTTCCCGCATTGTTTGGGAGCATTGGATGGGAAGCATGTAAAAATTGTGGCACCAACTATTAGTCGCAGCGAGTACTACAATCATAAGAAATGCTTCAGCATAGTTATGATGATTATAGCGGACGCTAATTTCAACATCATATATGCCAACGTGGGAGCCCAGGGTCGATTTTCTGGTGGCGATGTTTTTAAACAAACGACTATGCATCGTAACATCGAAGCAAATACTGCCGGCCTGCCTGAAGACGACCCTTTACCAGGACAATCCAGTCCAACACCGTACGTCCTGGTGGCCGATAAAGCATTTGCTTTATCGAAGCATTTGATGAAGCCCTATCCCGGACATCCAACAGACCAATCACAAATGACATACAACAATCGGCTGTGCAGAGCTCGAATCgtgattgaaaatgttttcggAATTTTGGCATCAAAGTTTAGGGTTTTCGCTAGCCCAATAGGATTACAGCCGGCAAAAGCGAAACAGGTGGTAAATGCCTGCATTGTCCTGCATAATTTTTTGCTCAGAGACAATGAATCGAGGAGTCATTACTGTCCCGCTGGAAGTATGGACAGCATTCAAGACAACACAGTTTGTCCTGGCTCTTGGCGAAAcgatgcaaatgaaatgcTCGAACTTCAAAGTGTGCCACGACAAGTGCCACATAGT CTGTGGCCGAACCAGTccacacatcatcatcatcatcagcatcagcatcatcgcaTCATCGTGATCTCATCGCTCTGA